Proteins encoded by one window of Nocardioides euryhalodurans:
- a CDS encoding sodium-dependent transporter, with protein sequence MSQQAGATPPEAKARGAFTSRKVFILAAIGSAVGLGNIWRFPYVAYENGGGAFVIPYLVALLTAGIPFLFLDYAVGHRGRGSAPLSFARLSRRTEGLGWWQVGICFMIAIYYAAVIAWAVRYTFFSLDTAWGDDPEGFLFGTFLQAGDPGVQLDLVPGVLWPLAIVWIAVIVIMVAGVEKGIGATSVVFIPVLVIAFGALVVRALFLPGATLGLDALFTPDWAALGEPGVWAAAFGQIFFSLSIGFGIMITYASYVHPRTDMTGSGAVVGFANSGFELLAGIGVFAALGFIAQANGVAVSEVATQGLGLAFVAFPTIISEAPAGALIGVLFFGSLVIAGITSLVSVIEVVISAVRDKFEMTRTGASLAVGVPAAVISLVFFSTTSGVYVLDIVDHFINQFGILLVAVVSMLVLAWGVRALPTLADHLNAGGSVPIGTWWRVLVSFVAPIALGYVMIDAFLTDLETPYEDYPQWMLLTFGWGSAAAVIVFGFLAARVRWRPETSLDPVPDTTQTGGH encoded by the coding sequence ATGAGTCAGCAGGCCGGGGCCACGCCCCCCGAGGCCAAGGCGCGTGGCGCCTTCACCTCGCGCAAGGTCTTCATCCTCGCCGCCATCGGCTCGGCCGTGGGGCTGGGCAACATCTGGCGTTTCCCCTACGTCGCCTACGAGAACGGCGGCGGCGCCTTCGTCATCCCCTACCTCGTGGCGCTGCTCACCGCCGGCATCCCCTTCCTGTTCCTGGACTACGCGGTCGGTCACCGTGGGCGCGGCTCGGCGCCGCTCTCCTTCGCGCGGCTCAGCCGGCGCACCGAGGGCCTCGGCTGGTGGCAGGTCGGCATCTGCTTCATGATCGCCATCTACTACGCGGCCGTCATCGCCTGGGCCGTCCGCTACACCTTCTTCTCGCTCGACACGGCCTGGGGCGACGACCCCGAGGGCTTCCTGTTCGGAACCTTCCTGCAGGCCGGCGACCCCGGCGTCCAGCTCGACCTCGTCCCGGGCGTGCTGTGGCCGCTGGCGATCGTGTGGATCGCGGTGATCGTGATCATGGTGGCCGGGGTCGAGAAGGGGATCGGGGCGACCTCGGTCGTCTTCATCCCGGTGCTCGTCATCGCGTTCGGCGCCCTGGTGGTCCGGGCGCTCTTCCTGCCGGGCGCGACCCTCGGCCTCGACGCCCTCTTCACACCCGACTGGGCGGCGCTCGGTGAGCCCGGCGTGTGGGCCGCGGCCTTCGGACAGATCTTCTTCTCGCTGTCGATCGGCTTCGGGATCATGATCACCTACGCGTCGTACGTGCACCCCAGGACCGACATGACCGGCTCCGGCGCCGTGGTCGGCTTCGCCAACTCGGGCTTCGAGCTGCTGGCCGGCATCGGCGTCTTCGCCGCCCTCGGCTTCATCGCCCAGGCCAACGGGGTGGCCGTCTCCGAGGTGGCGACCCAGGGGCTGGGGCTGGCGTTCGTCGCCTTCCCGACGATCATCTCGGAGGCGCCGGCGGGAGCCCTGATCGGCGTGCTGTTCTTCGGCTCGCTGGTGATCGCCGGCATCACGTCCCTGGTCTCGGTGATCGAGGTGGTGATCTCCGCGGTCCGCGACAAGTTCGAGATGACCCGCACCGGTGCGTCCCTGGCCGTCGGGGTCCCCGCCGCGGTGATCAGCCTGGTCTTCTTCTCGACCACGAGCGGCGTCTACGTCCTCGACATCGTCGACCACTTCATCAACCAGTTCGGCATCCTCCTCGTCGCCGTGGTCTCGATGCTGGTCCTCGCGTGGGGCGTGCGCGCGCTGCCGACGCTGGCCGATCACCTCAACGCCGGCGGCTCGGTGCCGATCGGGACCTGGTGGAGGGTCCTGGTGTCGTTCGTCGCGCCGATCGCACTCGGCTACGTCATGATCGACGCGTTCCTCACCGACCTCGAGACGCCGTACGAGGACTACCCGCAGTGGATGCTGCTCACCTTCGGGTGGGGCTCCGCCGCGGCCGTGATCGTGTTCGGATTCCTGGCCGCGCGTGTCCGGTGGCGACCGGAGACCTCCCTCGACCCCGTCCCCGACACCACCCAGACCGGAGGCCACTGA
- a CDS encoding GTP-binding protein LepA produces the protein MSGLRSTEQRLIEHVDRLGAEHPPIDLATVDFTVRDPAATNARFGHVLDYMARVELEVDRNVLELTTMLPDPPEVDRHFYADVWHPQEVRHGQILDELQVRLGRPAADTDLDTVSAKLHVLGALAHLAPVQDVVRMLYYLTGQATERSAVLAYNLLHDGLLESGERAAAETVVAQIRRQEPGHHAFYAMSARGLAEQLSPWQHWLVRRLRAVSFAPVGANDDEQRADFGEVMTTLGIDRDLERFATQVARVESELLGATTEGLPVPAYVVRAFREAVELAQARAAR, from the coding sequence GTGTCAGGTCTCCGGTCGACCGAGCAGCGACTCATCGAGCACGTCGACCGGCTCGGGGCCGAGCACCCGCCCATCGACCTGGCCACCGTCGACTTCACGGTCCGGGATCCCGCGGCCACCAACGCCCGCTTCGGCCACGTGCTCGACTACATGGCCCGGGTCGAGCTCGAGGTCGACCGCAACGTCCTCGAGCTGACGACGATGCTGCCCGACCCGCCCGAGGTGGACCGCCACTTCTACGCCGACGTGTGGCACCCGCAGGAGGTCCGGCACGGCCAGATCCTCGACGAGCTCCAGGTGCGGCTCGGGCGCCCGGCCGCCGACACCGACCTGGACACCGTCTCCGCCAAGCTCCACGTGCTCGGCGCGCTGGCGCACCTCGCCCCGGTGCAGGACGTCGTCCGGATGCTCTACTACCTCACCGGCCAGGCCACCGAGCGATCCGCGGTGCTCGCCTACAACCTGCTCCACGACGGCCTGCTCGAGTCCGGCGAGCGGGCCGCGGCCGAGACCGTGGTGGCGCAGATCCGGCGGCAGGAGCCCGGCCACCACGCGTTCTACGCGATGTCCGCCCGCGGTCTCGCCGAGCAGCTCTCACCCTGGCAGCACTGGCTCGTACGTCGGCTGCGCGCGGTGTCGTTCGCCCCGGTCGGGGCCAACGACGACGAGCAGCGTGCCGACTTCGGCGAGGTGATGACCACGCTCGGCATCGACCGCGACCTCGAGCGCTTCGCCACCCAGGTCGCGCGCGTCGAGTCGGAGCTGCTGGGCGCCACCACGGAGGGACTGCCCGTCCCGGCGTACGTCGTCAGGGCGTTCCGCGAGGCGGTCGAGCTGGCGCAGGCGCGCGCCGCCCGATGA
- a CDS encoding methionine/alanine import family NSS transporter small subunit, whose translation MNASAVVLMLVAMLVIWGGLAVAVVNLNRSKDTPTADEVHRDL comes from the coding sequence ATGAACGCCAGCGCTGTCGTCCTCATGCTCGTCGCGATGCTCGTGATCTGGGGTGGCCTGGCCGTGGCCGTCGTCAACCTCAACCGCAGCAAGGACACCCCGACGGCCGACGAGGTCCACCGGGACCTCTGA
- a CDS encoding MFS transporter, with product MEESSPEGVRLGSPTGRAVVAAAVLGSGMTLLDGTVVNVALRTIGEELGADLAELQWISNGYLLSLASTILLGGSLGDRYGRRRLFVVGTAWFALASLMCGLAPSPEVLIAARVLQGVGAGLLTPGSLAMIQGAFVPDDRAPAIGAWSGLGGIAAAIGPFVGGGLIELASWRWIFLINLPLALVAVWIAVRHVPETRDPDPPTRFDVAGSLLTMAALAGLTFGLIQTGTRWAVPALVLGVVAAAGFVLVERREREPMLPLGIFASRTFSAANVMTLLVYAALGAVLFFLVLQLQTVAGYSPLAAGVATLPITVCMLFLAARGGRLAVRIGPRIPMTLGPIVMAAGVLWLLTVDATATYWTTVLPGLTLFGLGLALMVAPLTATVLAAAPVSRAGLASGVNNAVARTGSLLAVAALPPLVGLTGEEYADVLAMDAAYSTAMLVCAGLLGVGGVISWLLIPSRIR from the coding sequence GTGGAGGAATCGTCGCCCGAAGGGGTCCGGCTCGGGAGTCCTACCGGGAGGGCGGTCGTCGCCGCCGCCGTCCTGGGGTCGGGGATGACGCTGCTCGACGGCACGGTCGTCAACGTCGCACTGAGGACCATCGGCGAGGAGCTGGGAGCCGACCTGGCCGAGCTGCAGTGGATCAGCAACGGCTACCTGCTCTCGCTGGCCTCCACGATCCTGCTCGGCGGCTCGCTCGGTGACCGGTACGGCCGGCGGCGGCTGTTCGTCGTCGGGACGGCCTGGTTCGCCCTGGCCTCCCTGATGTGCGGCCTGGCCCCCAGCCCCGAGGTGCTGATCGCCGCCCGGGTGCTGCAGGGCGTCGGGGCCGGCCTGCTGACGCCGGGCAGCCTGGCGATGATCCAGGGCGCCTTCGTCCCCGACGACCGCGCGCCGGCCATCGGGGCCTGGTCCGGGCTCGGCGGGATCGCCGCCGCGATCGGCCCCTTCGTCGGCGGCGGCCTGATCGAGCTCGCGTCGTGGCGCTGGATCTTCCTGATCAACCTGCCGCTCGCGCTGGTCGCGGTCTGGATCGCGGTGCGTCACGTCCCCGAGACCCGGGACCCCGACCCGCCCACCCGCTTCGACGTGGCCGGCTCGCTGCTGACGATGGCGGCGCTGGCGGGGCTCACCTTCGGGCTGATCCAGACGGGGACCCGGTGGGCCGTGCCGGCGCTGGTCCTCGGCGTGGTCGCGGCCGCGGGGTTCGTGCTGGTCGAACGCCGCGAGCGGGAGCCGATGCTGCCGCTGGGGATCTTCGCCTCCCGCACGTTCAGCGCGGCCAACGTGATGACGCTGCTGGTCTACGCCGCCCTCGGCGCGGTGCTGTTCTTCCTGGTCCTGCAGCTCCAGACCGTCGCCGGCTACAGCCCGCTCGCCGCCGGGGTGGCCACGCTGCCGATCACGGTGTGCATGCTCTTCCTCGCGGCCCGCGGGGGTCGGCTGGCGGTGCGGATCGGCCCGCGGATCCCGATGACCCTGGGACCGATCGTGATGGCAGCCGGGGTGCTGTGGCTGCTGACCGTCGACGCGACGGCGACGTACTGGACGACGGTGCTGCCGGGGCTCACCCTCTTCGGGCTCGGGTTGGCGCTGATGGTGGCCCCGCTGACCGCGACGGTGCTGGCCGCCGCGCCGGTCTCCCGGGCCGGACTGGCCAGCGGCGTCAACAACGCGGTGGCCCGGACCGGGTCGCTGCTGGCGGTCGCGGCGCTGCCGCCCCTGGTCGGCCTCACCGGGGAGGAGTACGCCGACGTGCTGGCCATGGACGCGGCGTACTCCACGGCGATGCTGGTGTGCGCCGGCCTGCTGGGCGTGGGCGGCGTGATCTCGTGGCTGCTCATCCCCTCCCGGATACGCTGA
- a CDS encoding aminoglycoside phosphotransferase encodes MAGGRTRDQLGSGPELTAEELLGDLEHPGGPVTLESFDYAFGSPATAGLYRLRGEGWSWFCKVLQHVRHWPGLAMMPPEDAALLAEQLPWRSELELWDEPLVSRMPAGMRPPVLHGIVDLGDDRAAVWMEDVDLAPPSTDLAQFTRAAFLLGRWNARCADPDLVAANGYAPGFALRMYAGQAVEYRGLLPLADDALWSHPWLAGHAEVRADLRRLAPDIPEMLDRLDTYVQTLPHGDASPQNLLVPREDPETFVVIDLSFRTPHALGFDLGQLLVGLVHAGEVPTAMLGQIATLIVPAYLDGLAAEGITGSDDAVRDAFATSALLRSGFDSFVYGLIGSEDPGDRHTFDERVALCAFLARQYDDTVAATVRQHG; translated from the coding sequence ATGGCCGGAGGGCGCACCCGCGACCAGCTGGGCTCCGGACCCGAGCTGACAGCCGAGGAGCTGCTGGGCGACCTGGAGCACCCCGGCGGTCCGGTGACGCTGGAGTCCTTCGACTACGCCTTCGGGTCACCCGCGACCGCTGGCCTCTACCGGCTGCGGGGCGAGGGCTGGTCCTGGTTCTGCAAGGTGCTCCAGCACGTGCGCCACTGGCCGGGACTCGCGATGATGCCGCCCGAGGACGCCGCCCTCCTGGCCGAGCAGCTCCCCTGGCGCTCCGAGCTCGAGCTGTGGGACGAGCCCCTCGTCTCGCGGATGCCGGCCGGGATGCGGCCACCGGTCCTGCACGGCATCGTCGACCTGGGCGACGACCGGGCCGCGGTCTGGATGGAGGACGTCGACCTCGCGCCACCCTCGACCGACCTCGCCCAGTTCACGCGCGCGGCGTTCCTGCTGGGTCGCTGGAACGCCCGCTGCGCCGATCCCGACCTCGTCGCGGCCAACGGGTACGCGCCGGGCTTCGCGCTGCGGATGTACGCCGGCCAAGCGGTCGAGTACCGCGGCCTGCTGCCCCTCGCCGACGACGCCCTGTGGTCACATCCGTGGCTCGCCGGCCACGCCGAGGTCCGCGCCGACCTGCGCCGACTGGCGCCCGACATCCCGGAGATGCTCGACCGCCTGGACACCTACGTCCAGACCCTCCCCCACGGCGACGCCAGCCCGCAGAACCTGCTGGTCCCGCGGGAGGACCCGGAGACCTTCGTGGTGATCGACCTGTCCTTCCGGACCCCGCACGCCCTGGGGTTCGACCTGGGCCAGCTGCTGGTCGGGCTCGTCCACGCCGGCGAGGTGCCGACCGCGATGCTCGGTCAGATCGCCACGCTCATCGTGCCTGCCTACCTCGACGGCCTGGCCGCGGAGGGGATCACGGGGAGCGACGACGCGGTGCGCGACGCCTTCGCCACCTCGGCGCTGCTGCGCAGCGGGTTCGACTCCTTCGTCTACGGCCTGATCGGCTCGGAGGACCCCGGGGACCGGCACACCTTCGACGAGCGGGTGGCGCTCTGCGCGTTCCTCGCCCGGCAGTACGACGACACCGTGGCCGCCACGGTGCGGCAGCACGGCTGA
- a CDS encoding MarR family winged helix-turn-helix transcriptional regulator: MTGVKDDLPDHLLALLGRVMDDFRVDLHAASTGAAGARRPAPVRGLRSSQLRLLSLTPVDGMRVTDLAARVGMTKQALGEFANDLEERGLLETVRDPADRRVRILRPTLRGRQAVEAGEQMIGEVEARWRERLGPRKWDQLRALLVEAHEAWPGAAGA; encoded by the coding sequence ATGACTGGAGTCAAGGACGATCTCCCCGACCACCTCCTCGCCCTGCTGGGGCGCGTCATGGACGACTTCCGGGTCGACCTGCACGCCGCGTCGACCGGTGCGGCCGGGGCGCGGCGGCCGGCCCCGGTCCGGGGACTGCGCTCCTCGCAGCTGCGGCTGCTCAGCCTCACCCCGGTCGACGGCATGCGGGTGACGGACCTGGCGGCCCGGGTCGGCATGACCAAGCAGGCGCTGGGGGAGTTCGCCAACGACCTCGAGGAGCGTGGCCTGCTGGAGACGGTCCGCGACCCGGCCGACCGGCGGGTGCGGATCCTGCGCCCGACCCTGCGCGGGCGACAGGCCGTCGAGGCCGGCGAGCAGATGATCGGGGAGGTCGAGGCGCGCTGGCGCGAGCGCCTCGGCCCGCGCAAGTGGGACCAGCTCCGGGCGTTGCTCGTCGAGGCGCACGAGGCGTGGCCCGGGGCCGCCGGTGCTTGA
- a CDS encoding M15 family metallopeptidase, whose translation MRRGWPATAAAATLLLVLTACSEAPTTGREPEPSGSPSPSEGASPTKGGSTLPVADPEHAVEPPGPLEDRLYRPDMLIFDREPLSDDMIKRIRALPEVAAAEVIGLGNVAIENQLLTVAAVDGATFRRFTPAGSAQTQDVWDRLAGGELAIDPRLGRKLQDEDGNLALGSGDDAPVVHIGAYAPQPETIDMVVNEAWVEDIGRMVLGNGLIISTDEDDPSTIRKRVQAIVGDTASVQDLDIASRLGLDPTATQTAFLTGGSIADVVGTFNYQVIGGGRIAPDPAWVAANIATEAVPILGTVTCHRAIFPQLRAALEDVVAQGLADEINPGEYAGCYYPRFIAGSTTLSNHSFGLALDLNVPGNQRGTVGEMDRGVVAAFKRWGFAWGGDWSYTDPMHFEMAQLVDPR comes from the coding sequence ATGAGGCGGGGGTGGCCGGCGACCGCGGCAGCGGCGACGCTGCTGCTGGTGCTGACCGCCTGCAGCGAGGCGCCGACCACGGGCCGCGAGCCGGAGCCGTCCGGGTCCCCGTCGCCGTCGGAGGGCGCCTCGCCGACGAAGGGGGGCAGCACCCTCCCGGTGGCCGACCCGGAGCACGCCGTCGAGCCGCCGGGTCCGCTGGAGGACCGGCTCTACCGGCCCGACATGCTGATCTTCGACCGCGAGCCGCTGAGCGACGACATGATCAAGCGGATCCGAGCGCTCCCGGAGGTCGCGGCCGCGGAGGTGATCGGGCTCGGCAACGTCGCGATCGAGAACCAGCTGCTCACGGTCGCCGCGGTCGACGGCGCCACCTTCCGGCGGTTCACGCCTGCCGGCTCCGCGCAGACCCAGGACGTGTGGGACCGGCTGGCCGGCGGCGAGCTGGCCATCGACCCGAGGCTCGGCCGGAAGCTGCAGGACGAGGACGGCAACCTCGCCCTCGGCAGCGGTGACGACGCCCCGGTGGTCCACATCGGTGCCTACGCCCCGCAGCCCGAGACCATCGACATGGTCGTCAACGAGGCGTGGGTCGAGGACATCGGCCGGATGGTGCTCGGCAACGGGCTGATCATCTCGACCGACGAGGACGACCCGTCCACGATCCGCAAGCGGGTGCAGGCCATCGTCGGCGACACCGCGTCGGTGCAGGACCTCGACATCGCCTCCCGGCTCGGCCTGGACCCCACCGCGACGCAGACCGCCTTCCTCACCGGCGGCTCCATCGCGGACGTCGTGGGCACCTTCAACTACCAGGTGATCGGCGGCGGCCGGATCGCCCCCGACCCGGCGTGGGTGGCGGCCAACATCGCCACCGAGGCCGTGCCGATCCTCGGCACCGTCACCTGCCACCGGGCGATCTTCCCCCAGCTGCGCGCTGCCCTGGAGGACGTCGTCGCCCAGGGCCTGGCCGACGAGATCAACCCCGGCGAGTACGCCGGCTGCTACTACCCGCGCTTCATCGCCGGCTCCACCACGCTCTCCAACCACTCCTTCGGCCTGGCGCTCGACCTCAACGTGCCGGGCAACCAGCGCGGCACCGTCGGCGAGATGGACCGCGGCGTGGTGGCCGCCTTCAAGCGGTGGGGCTTCGCCTGGGGCGGCGACTGGAGCTACACCGACCCGATGCACTTCGAGATGGCGCAGCTGGTCGACCCGCGGTGA
- a CDS encoding BCCT family transporter, which produces MAEIKERPTSASAAPRGAPIDRLVFGVAATLSVAFVLVGAVWPEETSERATSVLGWVTGNFGWLFVLTSCGFVIFSAYLALSRYGNIKLGPDDSEPEFSTVSWVSMMFATGMGIGLMFWGVAEPLTHFNAPPLGEATPGSPRAAELAMQYSFFHWGLHPWAMYAVIGLAIGYFAYRKGYGNLISATFRPLLGEKATQGPGRAIDVVAIFATLFGSATSLGLGALQITGGLDNVFGSGAGSKTLAVIVIAVLTGCFVLSAVSGVERGIKYLSNANAIAAALLAFFLFVVGPTVFILSTFTQSMGAYLTQLPAMSFTTGVFEEQASSWLSGWTIFYWAWWISWTPFVGMFIARISKGRTIREFVIYVVLVPSLVSFIWFAILGGTALDLQLVEGWEPPLTDTGGIALEASLFEVLREFPLASITVALAVFLIAIFFVTGADAASIVMGMLSQHGEEEPHRSLIVFWGVATGAVAAVLLWAGGLAALQTLVILVAAPFMLILIGMCVSLMRSLREESYESTMPMRNRRAWEHSRRFPDGP; this is translated from the coding sequence ATGGCAGAGATCAAGGAGCGACCCACCTCAGCATCGGCGGCGCCACGCGGAGCGCCCATCGACAGGCTGGTCTTCGGGGTGGCGGCGACGCTCTCCGTGGCCTTCGTCCTCGTGGGCGCGGTCTGGCCCGAGGAGACCTCCGAGCGCGCCACCTCGGTCCTCGGCTGGGTGACCGGGAACTTCGGCTGGCTGTTCGTGCTGACCAGCTGCGGCTTCGTGATCTTCTCGGCCTACCTGGCCCTCTCGCGCTACGGCAACATCAAGCTCGGTCCCGACGACTCCGAGCCGGAGTTCTCCACCGTCTCGTGGGTGTCGATGATGTTCGCGACCGGCATGGGCATCGGCCTGATGTTCTGGGGCGTGGCAGAGCCGCTGACCCACTTCAACGCACCTCCGCTGGGTGAGGCCACGCCGGGGTCGCCGCGTGCGGCGGAGCTCGCGATGCAGTACTCCTTCTTCCACTGGGGCCTGCACCCCTGGGCGATGTACGCCGTGATCGGGCTCGCCATCGGCTACTTCGCGTACCGCAAGGGCTACGGCAACCTGATCTCGGCCACGTTCCGGCCGCTGCTCGGCGAGAAGGCGACCCAGGGTCCCGGCAGGGCGATCGACGTGGTCGCGATCTTCGCGACCCTCTTCGGATCGGCGACCTCGCTCGGCCTGGGAGCCCTGCAGATCACCGGCGGCCTCGACAACGTCTTCGGCAGCGGCGCCGGCAGCAAGACCCTCGCCGTCATCGTGATCGCGGTGCTGACGGGCTGCTTCGTGCTCTCGGCGGTCTCCGGCGTGGAGCGCGGGATCAAGTACCTCTCCAACGCCAACGCGATCGCGGCGGCCCTGCTGGCCTTCTTCCTCTTCGTGGTGGGCCCGACGGTCTTCATCCTCTCGACGTTCACCCAGAGCATGGGCGCCTACCTGACCCAGCTGCCCGCGATGTCCTTCACCACCGGCGTCTTCGAGGAGCAGGCCTCCTCCTGGCTGAGCGGCTGGACGATCTTCTACTGGGCCTGGTGGATCTCGTGGACCCCCTTCGTCGGGATGTTCATCGCCCGGATCTCCAAGGGCCGCACCATCCGGGAGTTCGTGATCTACGTCGTGCTGGTGCCGAGCCTGGTGTCGTTCATCTGGTTCGCGATCCTGGGCGGGACCGCGCTCGACCTGCAGCTGGTCGAGGGCTGGGAGCCTCCGCTGACCGACACGGGAGGCATCGCGCTGGAGGCCTCGCTGTTCGAGGTGCTGCGGGAGTTCCCGCTCGCGTCGATCACGGTGGCGCTGGCCGTCTTCCTGATCGCCATCTTCTTCGTCACCGGCGCCGATGCGGCTTCGATCGTGATGGGGATGCTCTCCCAGCACGGCGAGGAGGAGCCGCACCGCTCGCTCATCGTCTTCTGGGGCGTGGCGACCGGGGCGGTGGCGGCGGTGCTGCTGTGGGCCGGCGGGCTGGCGGCCTTGCAGACCCTCGTGATCCTGGTCGCGGCACCGTTCATGCTGATCCTGATCGGCATGTGCGTCTCGCTGATGCGGTCGTTGCGCGAGGAGAGCTACGAGTCGACGATGCCGATGCGCAACCGTCGGGCCTGGGAGCACTCGCGCCGGTTCCCGGACGGCCCCTGA
- a CDS encoding TetR/AcrR family transcriptional regulator yields the protein MTATTGTTTRQRIVASAVELTLAHGWSQVTMGRLAEAVGVSRQTVYNEIGGKPALAEAMILAELERFLSVVTDAFDAHPDDLVAAIEAATTGVLRLARGNDLLKAVVSATHGADTELLPLLTTHAESLLETAKTVVAERVRTYDVPLDDHLDPAIDMVVRVVLSHVMQPSAAPEETAADLAFLASRVLRG from the coding sequence ATGACGGCGACGACGGGGACCACCACGAGGCAGCGGATCGTGGCCTCGGCCGTCGAGCTGACCCTGGCCCACGGCTGGTCGCAGGTGACGATGGGTCGTCTCGCCGAGGCGGTCGGGGTGAGCCGTCAGACCGTCTACAACGAGATCGGCGGCAAGCCCGCCCTGGCCGAGGCGATGATCCTCGCCGAGCTCGAGCGGTTCCTCTCCGTCGTGACCGACGCCTTCGACGCCCACCCCGACGATCTGGTCGCCGCGATCGAGGCCGCCACCACCGGGGTGCTGCGGCTGGCCCGCGGCAACGACCTGCTCAAGGCCGTCGTCAGCGCCACCCACGGCGCCGACACCGAGCTGCTGCCCCTGCTCACCACCCACGCCGAGTCGCTGCTCGAGACGGCCAAGACGGTGGTCGCCGAGCGGGTCCGGACCTACGACGTCCCGCTCGACGACCACCTCGACCCCGCGATCGACATGGTGGTCCGCGTGGTGCTGAGCCATGTCATGCAGCCCTCGGCTGCTCCCGAGGAGACCGCCGCCGACCTGGCGTTCCTCGCCTCGCGGGTGCTGCGCGGCTGA
- a CDS encoding fatty acid desaturase: MSGSTVPAGSTEQWHDKKRYLWLIGLVVPSLAFVGYAGWRLTDLGAWFWVGPVVILGVVPAIDLIAGLDRSNPPDDVIEALENDRYYRWITYLFLPIQYVGFVLAFVLLAKGDPVTGVTLEVWEKVGLAVSIGCIGGIGINTAHELGHKKESHERWLSKIALAQVFYGHFYIEHNRGHHVRVATPEDPASARLGESFYEFWPRTVVGSLRSAWRLEKRRYARKELHPFRIGNDVVNAWLMSVVLWAGMVAWLGIGVLPYLVIQAVVGFSLLEVVNYMEHYGMLRQKVGVGERERYERVDPSHSWNSNNIATNVLLYHLQRHSDHHANPTRRYQALRDFEESPVLPTGYAGMIVLAIVPAVWRRVMDPRVLAHFDGDVTRANISPRRRERILARYAAPAEAAASTSVVEPVANGPQEVLAARCPGCSYLYEVEAGDEHEGFAAGTAWADVPDDWCCPDCGVREKVDFVPVERVQA, from the coding sequence ATGTCCGGCAGCACCGTCCCCGCAGGATCCACCGAGCAGTGGCACGACAAGAAGCGCTACCTCTGGCTGATCGGGCTGGTCGTCCCGAGCCTCGCCTTCGTGGGGTACGCCGGCTGGCGGCTGACCGACCTGGGCGCCTGGTTCTGGGTCGGCCCGGTCGTGATCCTCGGCGTGGTGCCCGCGATCGACCTGATCGCCGGGCTGGACCGCTCCAACCCACCCGACGACGTGATCGAGGCGCTGGAGAACGATCGCTACTACCGCTGGATCACCTACCTCTTCCTCCCGATCCAGTACGTCGGCTTCGTGCTCGCCTTCGTCCTCCTGGCGAAGGGCGACCCGGTCACCGGCGTCACCCTGGAGGTGTGGGAGAAGGTCGGCCTGGCGGTCTCGATCGGCTGCATCGGCGGCATCGGCATCAACACCGCCCACGAGCTCGGCCACAAGAAGGAGTCCCACGAGCGCTGGCTGTCCAAGATCGCCCTGGCCCAGGTGTTCTACGGCCACTTCTACATCGAGCACAACCGCGGCCACCACGTCCGCGTCGCCACCCCGGAGGACCCCGCGAGCGCCCGGCTCGGCGAGTCCTTCTACGAGTTCTGGCCGCGGACGGTCGTGGGCTCGCTGCGGAGCGCGTGGCGGCTGGAGAAGCGGCGGTACGCCCGCAAGGAGCTGCACCCCTTCCGGATCGGCAACGACGTGGTCAACGCCTGGCTGATGTCGGTCGTGCTGTGGGCCGGCATGGTCGCCTGGCTCGGCATCGGCGTGCTGCCGTACCTCGTGATCCAGGCGGTCGTCGGCTTCTCGCTGCTGGAGGTCGTCAACTACATGGAGCACTACGGGATGCTCCGGCAGAAGGTGGGCGTGGGGGAGCGTGAGCGCTACGAGCGGGTCGACCCCAGCCACAGCTGGAACTCCAACAACATCGCGACCAACGTGCTGCTCTACCACCTGCAGCGCCACAGCGACCACCACGCGAACCCCACCCGGCGCTACCAGGCGCTGCGCGACTTCGAGGAGAGCCCGGTGCTGCCGACCGGGTACGCCGGGATGATCGTGCTCGCGATCGTGCCCGCCGTCTGGCGCCGGGTGATGGACCCGCGCGTGCTGGCCCACTTCGACGGGGACGTCACCCGGGCCAACATCAGCCCTCGGCGGCGGGAGCGGATCCTCGCGCGGTACGCCGCCCCGGCCGAGGCCGCGGCCTCGACCTCGGTGGTCGAGCCGGTCGCGAACGGGCCGCAGGAGGTGCTGGCGGCCCGCTGCCCCGGGTGCTCGTACCTCTACGAGGTCGAGGCAGGCGACGAGCACGAGGGATTCGCCGCCGGCACCGCCTGGGCGGACGTCCCGGACGACTGGTGCTGCCCCGACTGCGGTGTCCGGGAGAAGGTCGACTTCGTCCCGGTCGAACGGGTGCAGGCCTGA